TATGCACAGTTTGCATATTTCATGAAACAAAttgccattttaaattttatgtatcgaATGAATATTTTCCGTGTgcacttgaaaaaaatatttttaggcTTGACCATGAGAATTTAAAAGATTGCGAGATAAAAATTTACGTTGACAAGAGATTCTTTATTGATTTATGATAACTACGATTACCAGCGCGATATGATAAACTGTACATTCTCCATTTTGTTTGTTTAAGAAATAAcgtgtaaatttattaattactaatttgttattattatatgaaGAAATTAGCATGCATGTAGGTGTGGTCTTTTGGGAATGATAATTGTACCGTAAACACGATTCGTACGAAAATTGCATGGAATGGAATGCATCACGCTAAGTGTATTTTAGAATACGTGTGCACGTATTGTGCGATTGTCGGTTCTTGCATTTTGACTTGTTACGCAGGCATACACAGAATCCGTGCCGCAAGACTTACCTGTGGGTCGCGAGGTCATGCGAGTTTCCGCCGCTGATATCGACGATGGCAACAATTCCGTCGTACGGTATAGTCTACAATCTAAGAGATCGGATGATGCTGTGTACTTTCGAATCGATCCGGAGTCTGGGGTCATATTCCTCAATAAAGCTATAGACGTAAGTAATGCGAAGATGGGACGAGTGTTAAGAGAATACTGCTCAACGCGAACTTCgttttacaatgttactttGAAACTAGAACTTGTAACACTTGATAGTTTAAGCGGCGATAGTTccatcattttattaaatcgttGTTCGAATATTCATCGGCGAACTTTGTTACGTAAATGTGTGCTCTCTCTCTTcggaaaaactatttttagtaAACGATTTAAACGCGAGTAACGTCCTAAAATAATGTTATCTGTTAAATTATTGTAAGAAATATGTGTTAACTTATTTCTCATGtttacactaaaaataatatttcccgAGCTCTGATAAATAATGCAACGCCATCGATCTATTTTTCTCGACAAGCTTTCCCAATTTATTTAACCAATCGTAAATGTCTTGCATTATGGTTATTATTATGATCATTATTATGAATTTGTGCAGCGGAATCCAAATTATAAATTCAGTATGACGGCTATCGCCGTGGATCTTGGCGAGAACTCGCAACCCGTTCCCATTGATCTTGACATACGCGTTGTGGAATCGCATAAGAAGGCGCCAGCTTTTCTACCGAGGTCAGCGGAGCCAATCAGACTTAAGGAAAATTTTAGCGATTTCGACGCCAGCATTGTCCGCTTGAAAGCAGTCTCCAACATCGATAATTCCAATAGTTTGGACAATTCGACTCTAGTCTTTGAGCTCGTGATTGGCAGAACGGAACAAACTAATAAAAAGAACACCTTTAGgtactatatttttttctccctATAACATTCTATATAATATGAAACGAAACACGTTAACAATTGCTAATCAATggcattttacataaatattttgttttacactCATTACAGATTGGAATCTAATAAAGATGTAGCAGATATAAAGTTGTCTCACCATCTTGATTACGAGAGTAACACGCAGTACTCTTTAATAGTTAGAGTACAAAATAAGTATTCGTTAGCTGCCGAAACAGTAGTCGATATCGAGGTTCTAGATGTAAATGACAACATTCCAGTCTTCCGTGACATTAAACGCGGAAGAGTGTTAGAAAACGAGCCCCGAGGAGTCCCTGTGATGCAAGTGCGAGCCATTGACGCTGATGGAACTTCCGCTAATAATCAGGtattaaaattgcataaatCACATTTTGTGCCCTAAGAGCGTCTTTTATTACGACTATGAGTCAAAGTTTCATTATGTCTTGCACTTAACGCCAATATTTTCCGTCTTCAAAAGGTCAGCTACGAGTTGGATAACTTCAAGGATCTCTTTGCCATCGACCCGCAAACTGGTAATATTACAACGTTAGTGACTTTCGACAGAGAAGTTGAAGATATCTACAACGTGAAAATAATAGCAACGGATAATTCTCCGAGCGCATTGTTCAAATCCGGCGAGCACAATAAAGGAGAACAGGTGTTTCAAATAGAAATCGCTGATAAGAACGACAATCCACCTCGCTTCACCAGAAAAGTTTACACCCACAATTCAGTTCTCGAAAACGCCAACATTAATGAGCCCGTAACCGAAGTCAAAGCCATCGATTCCGATACGGCGAGTCCTGTTACTTACAGCATCATAGCGGGAAACAAGAACAACAGCTTCTACATTGAAGCTACAACGGGAAAGATTCGCGTGAACAAGCAGCTCGATTACGAAAAAATTACCAAGTACAACCTGACTGTGAGAGCATTTGACGGTGTGTTTAACGACACGGCGGAAGTTGAGATTTTTGTCGAAAACGTTAATGACAATCCGCCGATCTTCAAAGAATTCAACAGAAATCCGACGATACAGGAAGAAAGATTAGTGGAaggtaaaatattaatgtaataatttctttttctctccctctcccccttcctctttaataaaaattaattcggcaaaATTTGATCgtttttctaacaaaatttattactatttatttaggATGTATCACTGTTGTGTCGGCATACGATCCTGATATTGAAGATAGGAATGCCGATCAGCATATCGTCTACTCTATTGTCAAGGAAGAACAATTAGCCTACGTATCAGTCGACAATACTGGCTGTCTGAAATTGAAAAAGCCATTAGATCGTGACCAACCGAACGGTTTTGCAATGTGGACtgtaagttatttattatacatttatcaagttaatattgtaagaaattaatttcgtttttttaattgctttttttgttgtttttgaCAGTTTATGATAATGGCGAGAGACGAGGATGGTTCAGCCTCAGCTCTTCGAGAACTGGCGATGGTTAATGTCACCCTTATAGATATAAACGACAACGCACCATTTCTGGACATGCATCCAGTTATTTGGGATGAAAATAAACCACCTGGTAGAATAACCGAGCTGAAGGCACGAGATTATGACTCCGACGAGAATGGTCCGCCATTCGAGTTCAGAATCGACGATTCTGCGGACAGTGAAATCAGAAATAAATTTGACATACGCGAGAATAATTTATATGCACGAGTAACGTTTGATCGAGAACtccgaaagagttataacatacCGATCGCAATCACGGACAGTGGTAGTCCGCCTATGACGGGTACCTCGACGCTCACTGTTATTATAGGCGACGTGAATGACAATCCTATGCGTGAGGGCTCGAGTTCTATAtttgtttacaattataaaGGAGAATCTCCTGACACGGAAATTGGACGCGTTTATGTTAACGATCCTGATGATTGGGACCTGCCGGACAAATCTTTTGCTTGGGCCTCTCCTCACGACGGATTCTCTCTTAATAAGAGTACCGGCATGATCACATTACTATCGGGGACGTCAAACGACACCTTCGTGTTGAAGTTTATCGTTACGGAAAAAGGCAAAATTATTTCATCGCATCAAGTACACGCTTACGTAAACGTCACTGTCAAGGAACTTCCCGAAGAAGCTGTTGAGAGATCCGGTTCCGTTCGATTTTATGGAATCACGGCAGAGCAATTCGTGGAACCCGATGAATCTGGCGTCAGTAAAAAGGAAATATTCCAAGAGAAATTGGCAACCATGTTAAATATATCGATTGAGAATGTCGATGTGTTTACTGTACTTCATTCACCGCATCATGTTGCTACCAATAAAAGCTTGCTGGATGTCCGATTTTCAGCACATGGTAGTCCATATTATGCTCCCGAGAAGTTGAATACGATTATAGCGCAACATACGAAGGAAATCGAACGAGAGATGAAAGCGGATATCTTGTTGACGAACATTGACGAATGTCTATTTGAAAAACTTCACTGCAACAATTCCTGTCGCAATTTCTTAAATGCAAGTACTGTTCCATATGCCGTTTATACTAATACCAGCTCGTTTGTCGGTGTTAGAGCAGTCGTAGATCCGCAGTGTACTTGCCATGTGGCGGAACCTATTGTCTGTTTGAACGGTGGTACACCTCTGGCAGAACGATGCGAATGTCCGCCTGGTTTGGAAGGGCCGAGATGCGAACTGTTGGGCATTGGCTTTCATGGAGATGGTTGGGCTATAATGCCACCGCCGGGGCAAGCTTGCGACGACTCACATTTAGGTAAGTGTGTTCCCGTATATCATTTcagtttttcatttttgtactcCTATTTACATGTTTGTGATTATTGTAGGATTGGAGATAACGCCACACGTGGATAATGGTCTTGTATTTTATTTCGGTCCTATAACTTATAATTCGAAACTTGGAATTCAGGACTTTATGTCTCTGGAACTTCAACATGGTTTCGCCGTGTTATACATTGACTACGGAACGGGAACTGTAAGGCTGGATCAAAAACAAATCAAATTGACGGACGGCAAGAGTCATAGAATAGACATTTACTGGAAGAAAACTGTAAGAATTCTCGTGTTATATACGTGCATCGTTTTACTTAAATCAAACGTGCAAATTATcttaacgtgtttttttttccagtcCATAGAGATGATAGTTGATAAGTGCGGCATATCCGCATGTATGAGTCTTACTGCGCCGCAAGGCACCAacgaatttttaaatgttaacaGTCCAATGCAAATAGGTGGTACACTGTCTAATTTAGTACACTTAGCAGCGAACTTAGGATGGGATTATAAACCAACTGACAAAGGATTTGTTGGTTGTATACGTAATATGACATTCAACGGAAATGTAAGTAATAAAGAGACATCGTAAAAAGCAGAGTttatgataaattatgaaaagagattaagttatattttttctttgatttagaCATACAATCTAGGAATGCCATCGTTGTCTAGAAACGCAGATCCTGGCTGCGATCATGGCATGGCAAAAGCAATCTCATTTGGAATTGATACGAATTTTATAGTAGCTATTTTGGTTTGCGtattgattttgttaatattgctCGTGGCGGTAGTTGTGCACAGAAGAAAAACGGATGATCTGTATAAAGATATGGACGatataagagaaaatattattaattacgagGACGAAGGAGGTGGTGAAGGTGATGTACAGGGTTATGATTTGAATGTCTTGAGAGCCATTTACGATGCACCACCTATTGATTCGAAGATAGCGCCAGTTGGCCTACAGGGTAGAGGTACGATAACGacagatattattaaaataccaTTTGCTTTATGGAGTGTTgtacaaaaactaaaaaaaattttctataaaggAACCGACGAAGTTCCAGACATTTGTGGCTTCCTAGATGGTAAGAAGGAAAGCTGCGATAAAGATCCCGATACAAATCCATTCGACGACGTAAGGCATTACGCTTATGAGGGAGAAGGCAATTCTGAAGGCGATCTGTCGTCATTAGCTTCCTGTTAGTATTTCtgaatcttaaaaaatatcttaaagcaAACTCATATTCttgtatcattttttcttattaatctcATCACATCTTTTCTTTCTGTTAACAGGCACTGATGATGGagatcttaaatttaattatctatcTAATTTCGGACCAAGATTTAGAAAATTGGCAGATATGTATGGAGAAGATCCAAGTGACGAGGAAAGTGACGGAGTCGGTGAACGAGAGAGCGAAAGTTGGTGTTGAGTTTTTGCTCTTTCGTTCCTAAATAAGAACATcgtagatataaaattttaatgcagGTAACGTGGATTCTGTTTTCttgaataatttgtaataaatattagttttacaaTATATCActtatgcattattttattttccagaAAATGCACATAGTTTGCAGATTCGCTCCTGATTGTATGGCCATGTAATTAGGAGCATATATGCCGCGCAGAATTTACACTGTACAGGTTTGTGCGCTTTCACAGCCCCATCCAATTAATTGGAAAGAAACGAGGCTTCATTGTACTTAAATGAAATACGGTCTCAATCACCGATTACTCTAGTTTAACGGTTCAAGAGACAAAGAATGAATGATGCGccatcctatcaacgcaatgtgTAATTAATGTGCGTGGTTTACTAGTGAACGGAATAAACTTTATGATTATCATGAATGACTATACGGATGCTATATGAATTTCGTTTATTCGGGAAAGTGATGCGTATCTTATACTGACccttaaaatgaatttttatatcgtGTCGATAAAACCTAGCGCGTTTAAACTTTTACACTAGAAGTGATATATGTGTATAAGTGGGACGAAAGAAAATAGTGCGTTCACTGTACGTTGCATGGATATGAACATTAAAAATTCTGGATTATCGTGTTCTCGTATGTATTTCAACGTTGGACAATCGACATTTCCATGCatctccttcctttttttttaacttaattactcaaacataattatgatatattacattttgaCAAATTATAATAAGCGATGCTCCATTAGTTAGAGATATCAGGACAGCGGCATAAATGTTATGTAATAACGGCTTAATACTTCGTCGATTACTCTGTATTTGGAGATTACTCTTATTATTAGGAAATAATGTACAGAACTGTTTAAGAaaactgccgacatttttgttaagattttcgaaataaaaatcaaacaaaactCACGTGAGAAAagcaagtaatatttatatataaacctTCATAGAAATCCTTCTTCTTTTATTTCgagtttttgatttttaattatcagaggATTCTTTTTAGACGGAAGAGCATCATGTACAAAAATCACTtcattaaagttatttattatacgatctctctcttatttaaatttaacaaatgttACTATACATAAGTTGGCAAAGTATTaagccatttttttttaattattcattcatCGAGTTAGAACGAGAAAAAGAGCTACTatctattttgttaatattttttttataattgcgtAATAGCGACGAAATGCTATGTGACTGACTTTAGAACGCGCCGTCTAGGAAAACTTAAGTAACTTCGTAAAGTATAGTGACTGCCAGATTCAAGAAAGTCTGTATATGCATTATTATAGCTTTAAATACTATAATACATTCCAGTAGCAAAGAGAACTGTATTCGAATAACATCAGTTCACAAAACGTCAACGCATCACGACTTTGTCATCAATAGTCTACAACGAGAACATAATTTTTGTCAATTGCTGATCTGCATTCTTGAATTTGGCAATCGTCAAGTTACAAGGTCTCTAgactattttttatacatacattatataaagaaaaagtatatatatatacatatataaagagatatatatatatataaaaaagaaaactgaaTAATGTCAAGCGATCAATGAGATAATTGTGAAAGAATATATGGACAACTCTTCTCATGAGAATTAAAAAGGTAGCCCcactcttttatttaatttatatattttaataattacgtaTGTGTatgaatgagaaaaaaaaagatatgtatgATGCCACGAGCGCGTATGCGTAATGATCTCATCTGTATTATCAGATGAATACAATATTGTGTACGTATTGTTAAAATACAAGtacgtatgtgtgtatacatgtaCACATACATAACATACCCAGATAGCTAAATCGAACGTCTGctacaaattttattagcaaaatGAAAGCagaaatataacagaaaattaaCAGAATATGATGGTAGATTAATAGCAGAAAAatgatatattctatttaaatatgattacgAAATGACAGATTCTCCTCGATTTCTGTTACATATCTGTTGCAATATTCTGTTTAAGTCTGCTAGCGTATTGCTAAGAACTTTGCTTACTGGGTACATGTATCCATCCTTTGTACGTGTATACTTCTCACGAGGGTCAAAAAGATTGTTCTCATCGCAAGTTTGTCCGGAATGTTGTTCCGCCAGTAGGATTTTATCGTTGTAAGTAACTGATCCAAGTATTCTAGGCATTGCGACCGCGGAAATAGACAAATAAAAAGCTGACGCATGAAGATCAAGTGCCATAGCGCGCTTTGAACGTTGATCTTTCTTCTTATTTTACGAATAATAAATTCGTAAGATTATTGTGCATTAGGGCTCGCAAATAGAGACGACATAGTACATTTTCGTCTTAAACATTCTTTATTGGTTAGCTACTGTTTCATGATACTAAACGTCGTCATTTTCACTATATCTTCATGCGgttgataaatgtttatgtatacATGGATGCTCTTATTTTTA
The Solenopsis invicta isolate M01_SB chromosome 16, UNIL_Sinv_3.0, whole genome shotgun sequence genome window above contains:
- the LOC105203024 gene encoding DE-cadherin isoform X1 translates to MLATVARRSGARPRLSVSPAFLARVFLPLLLLCGTFASGTRLRHSRHLDVRSQFLAEGELSLDENHNHKPVFSNCSNYAPVVKEEEPTGTVVIQVHAEDRDPPEEGGTITYSFVTAPDEKLKFAIDNTTGLIKTLQILDRDEPAKEKEFYLTVLATDNGRPQLDDVCTFKVTIEDVNDNPPAFDKVVYRGYVWKAYTESVPQDLPVGREVMRVSAADIDDGNNSVVRYSLQSKRSDDAVYFRIDPESGVIFLNKAIDRNPNYKFSMTAIAVDLGENSQPVPIDLDIRVVESHKKAPAFLPRSAEPIRLKENFSDFDASIVRLKAVSNIDNSNSLDNSTLVFELVIGRTEQTNKKNTFRLESNKDVADIKLSHHLDYESNTQYSLIVRVQNKYSLAAETVVDIEVLDVNDNIPVFRDIKRGRVLENEPRGVPVMQVRAIDADGTSANNQVSYELDNFKDLFAIDPQTGNITTLVTFDREVEDIYNVKIIATDNSPSALFKSGEHNKGEQVFQIEIADKNDNPPRFTRKVYTHNSVLENANINEPVTEVKAIDSDTASPVTYSIIAGNKNNSFYIEATTGKIRVNKQLDYEKITKYNLTVRAFDGVFNDTAEVEIFVENVNDNPPIFKEFNRNPTIQEERLVEGCITVVSAYDPDIEDRNADQHIVYSIVKEEQLAYVSVDNTGCLKLKKPLDRDQPNGFAMWTFMIMARDEDGSASALRELAMVNVTLIDINDNAPFLDMHPVIWDENKPPGRITELKARDYDSDENGPPFEFRIDDSADSEIRNKFDIRENNLYARVTFDRELRKSYNIPIAITDSGSPPMTGTSTLTVIIGDVNDNPMREGSSSIFVYNYKGESPDTEIGRVYVNDPDDWDLPDKSFAWASPHDGFSLNKSTGMITLLSGTSNDTFVLKFIVTEKGKIISSHQVHAYVNVTVKELPEEAVERSGSVRFYGITAEQFVEPDESGVSKKEIFQEKLATMLNISIENVDVFTVLHSPHHVATNKSLLDVRFSAHGSPYYAPEKLNTIIAQHTKEIEREMKADILLTNIDECLFEKLHCNNSCRNFLNASTVPYAVYTNTSSFVGVRAVVDPQCTCHVAEPIVCLNGGTPLAERCECPPGLEGPRCELLGIGFHGDGWAIMPPPGQACDDSHLGLEITPHVDNGLVFYFGPITYNSKLGIQDFMSLELQHGFAVLYIDYGTGTVRLDQKQIKLTDGKSHRIDIYWKKTSIEMIVDKCGISACMSLTAPQGTNEFLNVNSPMQIGGTLSNLVHLAANLGWDYKPTDKGFVGCIRNMTFNGNTYNLGMPSLSRNADPGCDHGMAKAISFGIDTNFIVAILVCVLILLILLVAVVVHRRKTDDLYKDMDDIRENIINYEDEGGGEGDVQGYDLNVLRAIYDAPPIDSKIAPVGLQGRGTDEVPDICGFLDGKKESCDKDPDTNPFDDVRHYAYEGEGNSEGDLSSLASCTDDGDLKFNYLSNFGPRFRKLADMYGEDPSDEESDGVGERESESWC
- the LOC105203024 gene encoding DE-cadherin isoform X2, coding for MLATVARRSGARPRLSVSPAFLARVFLPLLLLCGTFASGTRLRHSRHLDVRSQFLAEGELSLDENHNHKPVFSNCSNYAPVVKEEEPTGTVVIQVHAEDRDPPEEGGTITYSFVTAPDEKLKFAIDNTTGLIKTLQILDRDEPAKEKEFYLTVLATDNGRPQLDDVCTFKVTIEDVNDNPPAFDKVAYTESVPQDLPVGREVMRVSAADIDDGNNSVVRYSLQSKRSDDAVYFRIDPESGVIFLNKAIDRNPNYKFSMTAIAVDLGENSQPVPIDLDIRVVESHKKAPAFLPRSAEPIRLKENFSDFDASIVRLKAVSNIDNSNSLDNSTLVFELVIGRTEQTNKKNTFRLESNKDVADIKLSHHLDYESNTQYSLIVRVQNKYSLAAETVVDIEVLDVNDNIPVFRDIKRGRVLENEPRGVPVMQVRAIDADGTSANNQVSYELDNFKDLFAIDPQTGNITTLVTFDREVEDIYNVKIIATDNSPSALFKSGEHNKGEQVFQIEIADKNDNPPRFTRKVYTHNSVLENANINEPVTEVKAIDSDTASPVTYSIIAGNKNNSFYIEATTGKIRVNKQLDYEKITKYNLTVRAFDGVFNDTAEVEIFVENVNDNPPIFKEFNRNPTIQEERLVEGCITVVSAYDPDIEDRNADQHIVYSIVKEEQLAYVSVDNTGCLKLKKPLDRDQPNGFAMWTFMIMARDEDGSASALRELAMVNVTLIDINDNAPFLDMHPVIWDENKPPGRITELKARDYDSDENGPPFEFRIDDSADSEIRNKFDIRENNLYARVTFDRELRKSYNIPIAITDSGSPPMTGTSTLTVIIGDVNDNPMREGSSSIFVYNYKGESPDTEIGRVYVNDPDDWDLPDKSFAWASPHDGFSLNKSTGMITLLSGTSNDTFVLKFIVTEKGKIISSHQVHAYVNVTVKELPEEAVERSGSVRFYGITAEQFVEPDESGVSKKEIFQEKLATMLNISIENVDVFTVLHSPHHVATNKSLLDVRFSAHGSPYYAPEKLNTIIAQHTKEIEREMKADILLTNIDECLFEKLHCNNSCRNFLNASTVPYAVYTNTSSFVGVRAVVDPQCTCHVAEPIVCLNGGTPLAERCECPPGLEGPRCELLGIGFHGDGWAIMPPPGQACDDSHLGLEITPHVDNGLVFYFGPITYNSKLGIQDFMSLELQHGFAVLYIDYGTGTVRLDQKQIKLTDGKSHRIDIYWKKTSIEMIVDKCGISACMSLTAPQGTNEFLNVNSPMQIGGTLSNLVHLAANLGWDYKPTDKGFVGCIRNMTFNGNTYNLGMPSLSRNADPGCDHGMAKAISFGIDTNFIVAILVCVLILLILLVAVVVHRRKTDDLYKDMDDIRENIINYEDEGGGEGDVQGYDLNVLRAIYDAPPIDSKIAPVGLQGRGTDEVPDICGFLDGKKESCDKDPDTNPFDDVRHYAYEGEGNSEGDLSSLASCTDDGDLKFNYLSNFGPRFRKLADMYGEDPSDEESDGVGERESESWC